From a region of the Pseudomonas fulva 12-X genome:
- a CDS encoding acetoacetate--CoA ligase produces MQQPLWTPSAERIASTRMDAFRRFVNQRHDLDLADYPALHAWSVSEREAFWQAIVEVFDVRFDQAPRAVLEEGPAMPSAHWFPGATLNFAEHLLRRRDDHPAIVAIGEDGSREQLSYAQLATHVAGLQRSLRAAGVGVGDRVAAFMPNTWQTLVGMLATASLGATWSSCSPDFGTQGVIDRFGQIEPKVLIACAGYRYAGKTLDLTGKLNEILTHLPTLQQLVVVPYANTGCKAGDFQTQARVACWDDFYRAEGEPQFTAVPFEQPLYILYSSGTTGVPKCIVHGAGGTLLQHVKELGLHSDVTADDTLFYYTTCGWMMWNWLVSGLALGATLVLYDGSPFHPEPTRLIDLIDVEDISIFGTSAKFIAALEKAGAKPRETHRLSRLKAILSTGSPLAHESFDYVYRDIKADVCLSSISGGTDIVSCFALGNPVAPVYRGEIQCKGLGMDVQVWDDSGKAVIGEKGELVCAKHFTSMPVGFWNDADGEKFRSAYFETFPGVWAHGDYAEQTPTGGLIIHGRSDAVLNPGGVRIGTAEIYRQVEKVEQVLESIAIGQEWDGDVRVVLFVRLRDGVTLDETLHKQICQVIRANTTPRHVPARIIAVDDIPRTISGKIVELAVRNVVHGKPVKNTDALANPQALELYRDLPQLQK; encoded by the coding sequence ATGCAGCAACCGCTTTGGACGCCATCGGCAGAACGCATCGCCAGCACTCGAATGGACGCCTTCCGGCGCTTCGTCAATCAGCGCCATGATCTGGACCTGGCCGATTACCCGGCGCTGCATGCCTGGAGCGTGAGCGAGCGCGAGGCGTTCTGGCAGGCCATCGTCGAGGTCTTCGACGTGCGCTTCGACCAGGCGCCGCGGGCGGTGCTCGAAGAAGGCCCGGCGATGCCCAGCGCCCACTGGTTTCCGGGCGCTACGCTGAATTTCGCCGAACATTTGCTGCGCCGTCGTGACGACCACCCGGCCATCGTCGCCATCGGCGAAGACGGCAGCCGCGAGCAACTCAGCTACGCGCAACTGGCCACCCATGTCGCCGGCTTGCAGCGCAGCCTGCGTGCGGCAGGCGTGGGTGTTGGTGATCGAGTCGCGGCCTTTATGCCCAACACCTGGCAAACCCTGGTCGGCATGCTCGCCACCGCCAGCCTGGGCGCCACCTGGTCGAGCTGCTCGCCGGATTTCGGCACCCAGGGCGTGATCGACCGTTTCGGGCAGATCGAACCCAAGGTACTGATCGCCTGCGCCGGTTACCGCTACGCCGGCAAGACCCTCGACCTGACCGGCAAGCTCAACGAAATCCTTACTCACCTGCCGACCTTGCAACAGCTGGTGGTAGTGCCTTATGCCAATACCGGCTGCAAGGCCGGCGACTTCCAGACCCAGGCGAGGGTCGCCTGCTGGGATGATTTCTATCGGGCAGAAGGCGAGCCGCAGTTCACCGCCGTGCCGTTCGAGCAGCCGCTGTATATTCTCTACTCCAGCGGCACCACCGGCGTGCCCAAGTGCATCGTCCATGGCGCCGGCGGCACGTTGCTGCAGCACGTCAAGGAACTGGGTCTGCACAGCGACGTAACCGCCGACGACACGCTGTTCTACTACACCACCTGCGGCTGGATGATGTGGAACTGGCTGGTCTCCGGCCTGGCCCTGGGCGCCACCCTGGTACTTTATGACGGCTCGCCGTTCCACCCGGAGCCAACGCGGCTGATCGACCTGATCGACGTCGAAGACATCAGCATCTTCGGCACCAGCGCCAAGTTCATCGCTGCCCTGGAAAAGGCCGGCGCCAAGCCCCGTGAAACTCACCGACTGAGCCGCCTCAAGGCGATTCTCTCTACCGGCTCACCGCTTGCCCACGAGAGCTTCGATTACGTGTACCGCGACATCAAGGCCGATGTCTGTCTGTCATCGATCTCCGGCGGCACCGATATCGTCTCGTGCTTCGCCCTCGGCAACCCGGTGGCGCCGGTATACCGCGGCGAGATCCAGTGCAAGGGCCTGGGTATGGACGTGCAGGTGTGGGACGACTCCGGCAAGGCAGTGATCGGCGAGAAAGGCGAGCTGGTCTGCGCCAAGCACTTCACCTCCATGCCGGTGGGCTTCTGGAACGACGCCGACGGCGAGAAATTTCGCAGCGCCTACTTCGAGACCTTTCCCGGCGTTTGGGCCCACGGTGACTACGCCGAACAAACGCCTACCGGCGGTCTGATCATCCATGGTCGCTCGGACGCCGTGCTCAACCCAGGCGGCGTGCGCATAGGCACCGCCGAGATCTACCGCCAGGTGGAAAAGGTCGAGCAGGTGCTCGAATCCATCGCCATCGGCCAGGAGTGGGACGGCGACGTGCGCGTGGTGCTGTTCGTACGCCTGCGCGACGGAGTGACGCTCGACGAAACGCTGCACAAGCAGATCTGCCAGGTGATCCGCGCCAACACCACGCCGCGTCACGTGCCGGCGCGCATCATCGCGGTGGACGACATCCCGCGCACCATCAGCGGCAAGATCGTCGAGCTGGCGGTGCGCAACGTGGTGCACGGCAAGCCGGTGAAGAATACCGATGCCCTGGCCAATCCCCAGGCGCTGGAGCTGTATCGCGACCTGCCGCAGCTCCAGAAATAA
- a CDS encoding substrate-binding periplasmic protein: MRLLTYLLPLLLCCSAAAEPRTIQLFMPDAPPLALQSEDGHGITGDAAIMALQRAGYRVAVQNMPWPRAQRRTQELQDALIVPLSRTTEREGLYTWVVNIQPLYRAFFTLDDPVASLEEARQRYRLVAVGLGSAQEEILRRAGFSRDQLYALKLGDRPIQLVRRGRVDAWFTTDLEGRHQWDDGPALAMSALLAPQDMFIACSLQCDPQLVKSVHDALEGMRADGSLQRIVERYVPNR, translated from the coding sequence TTGCGCCTTCTCACTTATCTGTTGCCATTGCTGCTGTGCTGCTCGGCAGCCGCCGAACCGCGCACCATCCAGCTGTTCATGCCGGACGCGCCGCCATTGGCCTTGCAAAGCGAGGATGGCCACGGCATCACCGGTGATGCCGCCATCATGGCGCTGCAGCGCGCCGGTTATCGCGTAGCGGTGCAGAACATGCCATGGCCGCGGGCCCAGAGGCGCACTCAGGAGCTGCAGGATGCGTTGATCGTGCCGCTGTCCAGAACCACCGAGCGCGAAGGCCTCTACACCTGGGTGGTCAATATCCAGCCGCTGTACCGCGCCTTCTTCACCCTCGACGATCCGGTTGCCAGCCTTGAAGAAGCACGCCAGCGCTATCGCCTGGTGGCCGTGGGCCTGGGGTCTGCTCAGGAAGAAATCCTCAGGCGCGCCGGCTTCTCCCGGGATCAGCTGTATGCCCTGAAGCTCGGCGACCGGCCGATTCAGCTGGTCAGGCGCGGCCGGGTGGACGCCTGGTTCACCACCGACCTGGAAGGCCGCCACCAATGGGACGACGGCCCGGCGCTGGCCATGAGCGCCCTGCTCGCCCCACAGGACATGTTCATTGCCTGCTCCCTGCAGTGCGACCCGCAACTGGTCAAATCCGTCCATGACGCGCTGGAAGGCATGCGCGCCGATGGCAGCCTGCAGCGGATCGTCGAACGCTACGTGCCCAATCGTTAA
- a CDS encoding thioredoxin family protein, with the protein MPSYQDLVAIGERFDAFASRGLAAEIETVRTAQALLGRADALSAEIHKRLAAIQGRYHLLAAGEMWCPDCQLNLVALDHLQRLQPKVSLAVISKARAEHALKAPLALERISIPLVLVLDERFEPIGRFVEQPQAVVDGGEAAKADYRTGRYLQSTIAEVLAMIEAHETRA; encoded by the coding sequence ATGCCCAGCTATCAGGACCTCGTCGCCATCGGCGAGCGCTTCGACGCCTTCGCCAGCCGTGGCCTGGCCGCCGAGATCGAGACAGTACGAACCGCCCAGGCCCTGCTCGGCCGGGCAGATGCCCTGAGCGCCGAAATCCATAAGCGTCTGGCTGCCATCCAGGGCCGCTATCACCTGCTCGCTGCCGGCGAAATGTGGTGCCCGGATTGCCAGTTGAATCTGGTGGCACTGGATCATCTGCAACGTCTACAGCCGAAGGTCAGCCTGGCAGTCATCTCCAAGGCGCGCGCCGAGCACGCGTTGAAAGCGCCACTGGCGCTGGAGCGCATCTCGATTCCACTGGTGCTGGTACTCGACGAGAGGTTCGAGCCCATCGGCCGTTTCGTCGAACAGCCTCAGGCGGTGGTCGACGGCGGCGAAGCAGCCAAGGCTGACTACCGCACCGGGCGTTATTTGCAAAGCACGATTGCTGAAGTACTGGCGATGATCGAAGCCCACGAAACTCGCGCCTGA
- a CDS encoding DJ-1/PfpI family protein, producing the protein MRVAVLTFDGFNELDSFVASALFNRLREHGWQAAITCPSAEVTSMNGVRIHAQQPLEFAREADVVLFGSGIKTREIATDAGILERLQLDPQRQLIGAQCSGTLLMARLGLLQGMPACTDLTTKPWVIDAGLEVLDQPFFARGNLATAGGCLSAPYLAAWAIARLAGEQACAEVLHYVAPVGEKQAFVDRAFSVIRPYLKQSVE; encoded by the coding sequence ATGCGCGTGGCGGTTCTGACATTCGATGGCTTCAATGAGCTCGACTCGTTCGTTGCCAGTGCGCTGTTCAATCGCCTGCGCGAGCACGGCTGGCAGGCAGCGATCACCTGCCCGAGTGCGGAGGTCACCTCCATGAACGGCGTGCGGATCCATGCCCAGCAGCCGCTGGAATTTGCCCGTGAGGCGGACGTGGTGCTGTTTGGCAGCGGAATAAAGACCCGCGAGATCGCCACCGACGCTGGCATTCTGGAGCGCCTGCAGCTCGACCCGCAGCGTCAGCTGATCGGCGCCCAGTGCTCCGGCACCTTGCTGATGGCACGTCTGGGGCTGTTGCAGGGGATGCCGGCCTGCACGGATTTGACCACCAAACCCTGGGTCATCGACGCGGGCTTGGAAGTGCTCGACCAACCCTTCTTCGCACGTGGCAACCTGGCCACCGCCGGCGGTTGCCTGTCGGCACCGTACCTGGCGGCCTGGGCAATTGCCCGGCTGGCGGGTGAACAGGCTTGTGCCGAGGTGCTGCACTATGTGGCGCCGGTGGGCGAAAAGCAGGCGTTCGTTGATCGTGCCTTTAGTGTGATCCGGCCTTATTTGAAGCAGTCCGTCGAGTGA
- a CDS encoding PilT/PilU family type 4a pilus ATPase, with the protein MDLHAMLKILSSQDGSDLYLSTGAPPCAKFNGVLKALSSEPLKAGEVAQIADGVMDSAQREEFERELEMNLAISLNGVGRFRINIFKQRNEVSIVARNIKLDIPRFEDLKLPEVLLKTVMEKRGLVLFVGGTGSGKSTSLAALIDYRNRNSGGHIITIEDPVEYVHRHKKSIINQREVGVDTRSFHAALKNTLRQAPDVILIGEIRDRETMEHALAFADTGHLAISTLHANNANQALDRIINFFPEDRRPQLLNDLGNNLKAFVSQRLVKTVDGKRRAAVEVLLGTPTIRDLIKRNEFSEIKEIMEKSRNLGMQTFDQALIDLVNEGAIDEEEAVKNADSANNVRLKLKLYRETSTTPAPAAAPVTPAASAPKVAAPADWGLELKLEEIEQDTPPEDPGRQGI; encoded by the coding sequence ATGGATCTCCACGCAATGCTGAAAATCCTCTCCAGCCAGGACGGCTCGGACCTGTACCTGTCGACCGGCGCGCCGCCCTGTGCGAAGTTCAACGGCGTGCTCAAGGCCCTGAGCAGCGAGCCGCTGAAGGCTGGCGAGGTGGCGCAGATCGCCGACGGGGTGATGGATAGCGCCCAGCGCGAAGAGTTCGAGCGCGAGCTGGAGATGAACCTGGCGATTTCCCTCAATGGCGTCGGGCGTTTTCGCATCAACATCTTCAAGCAGCGCAACGAGGTGTCCATCGTCGCGCGCAACATCAAGCTCGATATCCCGCGTTTCGAAGATTTGAAGCTGCCCGAGGTGCTGCTCAAAACAGTGATGGAAAAGCGCGGCCTGGTGCTGTTCGTCGGCGGCACCGGCTCGGGCAAGTCGACCTCCCTGGCGGCGCTGATCGATTACCGCAATCGCAACAGCGGCGGGCACATCATCACCATCGAGGACCCGGTGGAGTACGTGCACCGCCACAAGAAATCGATCATCAACCAGCGTGAAGTGGGCGTGGACACCCGCAGCTTCCACGCCGCGCTGAAGAACACCCTGCGCCAGGCGCCGGACGTGATCCTGATCGGCGAGATCCGCGACCGGGAAACCATGGAGCACGCCCTGGCCTTCGCCGACACCGGCCACCTGGCGATTTCCACCCTGCACGCCAACAACGCCAACCAGGCGCTGGATCGCATCATCAATTTCTTCCCCGAAGACCGCCGCCCGCAGTTGCTCAACGACCTGGGCAACAACCTCAAGGCTTTCGTGTCCCAGCGTCTGGTCAAGACGGTCGACGGCAAACGCCGCGCCGCCGTCGAGGTGCTGCTGGGCACGCCGACCATCCGCGACCTGATCAAGCGCAACGAGTTTTCCGAAATCAAGGAGATCATGGAAAAGTCCAGAAACCTCGGCATGCAGACCTTCGACCAGGCGCTGATCGACCTGGTCAACGAGGGCGCCATCGACGAGGAAGAGGCGGTGAAGAACGCCGACTCGGCCAACAATGTGCGCCTCAAACTCAAGCTCTATCGCGAGACGTCCACGACGCCAGCGCCAGCGGCGGCGCCTGTTACGCCCGCGGCCAGCGCGCCCAAGGTAGCCGCCCCGGCCGATTGGGGGCTGGAACTGAAGCTGGAAGAGATCGAGCAGGACACGCCACCCGAAGACCCGGGCCGCCAGGGCATCTGA
- a CDS encoding peptidylprolyl isomerase — protein MAKAMARHILVKTEAEAAALKKRIAGGEAFDVLARKHSTCPSGKKGGDLGEVRPGQMVRVIDQVIFKKPLREVHGPIKSQFGYHLVQVFFRD, from the coding sequence ATGGCAAAGGCAATGGCCCGCCACATTCTGGTCAAGACCGAGGCGGAAGCGGCGGCCCTGAAGAAGCGTATCGCCGGCGGCGAGGCCTTCGACGTATTGGCGCGCAAGCACTCGACCTGCCCGTCCGGCAAGAAAGGCGGCGACTTGGGCGAAGTGCGCCCGGGGCAGATGGTGCGCGTGATCGATCAGGTGATTTTCAAGAAGCCCCTGCGCGAAGTGCACGGCCCGATCAAGAGCCAGTTCGGCTATCACCTAGTGCAGGTGTTCTTCCGCGATTGA
- a CDS encoding L-threonylcarbamoyladenylate synthase, translated as MPTITLDIERCARQLQSGELVAMPTETVYGLAADARNSDAVAKVFQLKGRPGSNPLIVHLADASQAADWVSEISPEAQMLMDAFWPGPLTLVLPAREDVLRSVTAGQDSVALRVPAHPGARALLQAFGGGLVAPSANRYMSISPTSAAHVAQQFADSELLILDGGACQVGLESSIVALLPGDSPRLLRHGMLDQQRLQQVLGQQLENQAGGLRAPGQHRRHYAPGTLASTFIEVPNAALDAPDCGWIWCGQAQPTRGPAVDLSADPERYAAGLYAALYQLDALQLRHLYIALPPQGAAWAAVHERLQRATTQ; from the coding sequence ATGCCCACCATCACCCTCGACATCGAGCGCTGCGCCCGCCAACTGCAGAGCGGCGAGCTGGTTGCGATGCCTACCGAAACCGTCTACGGCCTGGCGGCCGACGCCCGCAATAGCGACGCGGTGGCCAAGGTGTTCCAGCTCAAGGGGCGCCCGGGCAGCAACCCGCTGATCGTTCACCTGGCCGATGCCAGCCAGGCGGCCGACTGGGTCAGCGAGATCTCGCCCGAGGCCCAGATGTTGATGGACGCCTTCTGGCCGGGGCCGCTGACCCTGGTGTTGCCGGCCCGTGAGGACGTGCTGCGCAGCGTTACCGCCGGGCAAGATAGCGTAGCTCTGCGCGTACCGGCCCATCCGGGCGCCCGCGCCTTGCTGCAGGCCTTCGGTGGTGGGCTGGTGGCGCCGTCGGCCAACCGCTACATGTCGATCAGCCCGACCAGCGCTGCCCACGTCGCCCAGCAGTTCGCCGATAGCGAGCTGCTGATTCTCGACGGCGGCGCCTGCCAGGTGGGTCTGGAATCGAGCATCGTCGCCCTGTTGCCCGGCGACAGCCCGCGCCTGCTGCGCCATGGCATGCTCGACCAGCAGCGTTTGCAGCAGGTGCTCGGCCAGCAGCTGGAAAACCAGGCAGGCGGCCTGCGCGCGCCCGGGCAGCATCGCCGCCACTATGCGCCGGGCACCCTGGCCAGCACCTTTATCGAGGTGCCCAACGCGGCACTGGATGCGCCGGATTGCGGCTGGATCTGGTGCGGCCAGGCCCAACCGACCCGCGGCCCGGCCGTCGACCTGAGCGCCGACCCCGAACGCTATGCCGCTGGCCTGTATGCAGCCCTCTACCAGCTCGACGCCCTGCAGCTGCGCCACCTGTATATCGCTCTGCCACCGCAGGGCGCCGCCTGGGCAGCGGTGCACGAACGCCTGCAGCGCGCCACCACCCAGTAA
- a CDS encoding YbcC family protein — protein sequence MNAIEYFFVLDRDTLHAIAARACERIAPTWPLDRLIAVNPLWERRHQPWAEVAEQLWRRAGSRLTLSAEDYRQAWASGAIGERHLQQALAGDSHGWTLQHLLQTLQSADEESRGLPLLEDMADADIALPGWPTLITQQIGQCCAAWFDESQADWHVNRQGGLYQAWRQAMQDDRGLSVLSACPELGARIAELPPQAEVALELAVQRLGLGADELEEWFDCLLLRNLGWASWCAYRRWQARQGSGDDATLFDLLAIRAAWEWLVDDRQRKAGSRWDNWRRAWQAARAQQPSSSWQALQLWQRAEELAWQERLQQLLCSQPPQPVTQAPLAKVYFCIDVRSEPLRRALETVCPEVETGGFAGFFGLPIAYTPLGTCATRPQLPGLLAPQLMVGDSSGDTSRDTELAERRQARLTRQGRWRLFERLPASGFSLVESLGLGYAASLLGRTCGLLGAGQTAERVAWKPAEWQRLRPVLALESAPQRVEMAARILRAMSLTQNFPPLILLLGHGSQSANNPQAAGLDCGACCGQSGEINARVLADLLNDVQVRQGLVGQGIRLPAECRVLAGLHNTTTDEVEVFDTQALPAALAPSWQRLREALDGAAQRARQERAASLGLEHLVDNPERLLKALHRRANDWSQTRPEWGLAGNAAFIAAPRVRSRGLNLQGRAFLHDYDWRLDEGGTVLEQIMTAPMVVAHWINLQYLTSTTDNGRFGSGNKVLHNVVGGHIGVFEGNGGDLRIGLALQSVHDGQRWMHRPLRLSVVIAAPCAMIDQVIANHQVVRELVENGWLHLLRLDEEPGAPLQVRDARGWRLLN from the coding sequence ATGAATGCCATCGAATACTTCTTCGTGCTCGACCGCGACACCCTGCACGCCATCGCCGCGCGGGCCTGCGAGCGTATCGCCCCGACCTGGCCGCTCGATCGCCTGATCGCCGTCAACCCGCTGTGGGAGCGTCGCCACCAGCCCTGGGCCGAGGTGGCCGAGCAACTCTGGCGCCGCGCCGGCAGCCGGCTGACCTTGAGCGCCGAGGACTATCGCCAGGCCTGGGCCAGCGGTGCGATTGGCGAGCGTCATTTGCAGCAAGCACTGGCGGGCGACTCCCATGGCTGGACGCTTCAGCATTTGCTCCAGACCCTGCAGAGCGCCGATGAAGAGTCGCGTGGCCTGCCACTGCTGGAGGACATGGCCGACGCCGATATCGCGCTGCCGGGCTGGCCAACCCTGATCACCCAGCAGATCGGCCAGTGCTGCGCCGCCTGGTTCGATGAAAGCCAGGCCGACTGGCATGTGAATCGTCAGGGCGGCCTGTACCAGGCCTGGCGCCAGGCCATGCAGGATGATCGTGGGCTCAGCGTACTCAGCGCCTGCCCCGAACTGGGCGCGCGTATCGCCGAGCTGCCGCCGCAGGCCGAAGTGGCCCTGGAGCTGGCCGTGCAGCGTTTGGGCCTCGGCGCCGATGAACTGGAGGAGTGGTTCGATTGCCTGCTGCTGCGCAATCTGGGGTGGGCCTCCTGGTGCGCCTACCGGCGCTGGCAGGCTCGGCAGGGCAGTGGCGACGATGCCACGCTGTTCGACCTGCTGGCCATTCGCGCCGCCTGGGAGTGGCTGGTGGATGATCGCCAGCGCAAGGCGGGCAGCCGCTGGGACAACTGGCGCCGTGCCTGGCAGGCCGCCCGCGCTCAGCAACCCTCATCGAGCTGGCAGGCGCTGCAGCTGTGGCAGCGTGCCGAGGAGCTGGCCTGGCAGGAACGGCTGCAGCAGCTGTTGTGCAGCCAGCCGCCGCAACCGGTAACGCAGGCGCCTCTGGCCAAGGTCTACTTCTGTATCGACGTTCGTTCCGAGCCGTTGCGCCGCGCCCTGGAAACGGTCTGCCCAGAGGTCGAGACCGGTGGTTTCGCCGGCTTCTTCGGCCTGCCCATCGCCTATACGCCGCTGGGCACCTGCGCTACGCGGCCGCAATTACCAGGCTTGCTGGCCCCGCAACTGATGGTCGGCGACAGCAGCGGCGATACAAGCCGTGATACCGAGTTGGCCGAACGCCGCCAGGCGCGGCTGACGCGCCAGGGGCGTTGGCGGCTGTTCGAGCGTTTGCCGGCTTCCGGTTTCAGCCTGGTTGAGTCCCTTGGTTTGGGTTATGCCGCCAGCCTGCTGGGGCGCACCTGCGGCCTGCTGGGCGCCGGCCAAACGGCCGAGCGGGTGGCCTGGAAACCTGCCGAGTGGCAGCGCTTGCGCCCGGTACTGGCGCTCGAATCGGCCCCGCAGCGGGTCGAGATGGCCGCGCGGATCCTACGGGCCATGAGCCTGACGCAGAACTTCCCGCCACTGATCCTGCTGCTCGGCCATGGCAGCCAGAGCGCCAACAACCCCCAGGCTGCCGGCCTGGACTGCGGCGCCTGTTGCGGGCAGAGCGGCGAGATCAACGCCCGGGTGCTGGCCGATCTACTCAACGATGTGCAGGTGCGCCAGGGCCTGGTCGGGCAGGGCATCAGGCTGCCCGCCGAGTGCCGGGTGCTGGCCGGGCTGCACAACACCACCACAGACGAGGTAGAGGTATTCGATACTCAGGCGCTGCCGGCGGCACTTGCGCCAAGCTGGCAGCGTCTGCGCGAGGCACTGGATGGTGCGGCGCAACGGGCCCGTCAGGAACGTGCGGCGAGCCTGGGCCTGGAACACCTGGTCGATAACCCCGAGCGACTGCTGAAGGCGCTGCACCGGCGCGCCAATGACTGGTCCCAGACCCGCCCCGAATGGGGCCTGGCCGGCAACGCGGCCTTTATCGCCGCGCCGCGTGTACGTAGCCGTGGGCTGAATCTGCAGGGCCGTGCCTTCCTCCACGATTACGACTGGCGCCTGGACGAAGGCGGCACGGTGCTGGAGCAGATCATGACCGCGCCCATGGTGGTGGCGCACTGGATCAACCTGCAGTACCTGACCTCGACCACCGACAATGGGCGTTTCGGCAGCGGCAACAAGGTGCTGCACAACGTGGTGGGCGGTCATATCGGCGTGTTCGAGGGCAATGGCGGCGACCTGCGCATCGGCCTGGCGCTGCAATCGGTGCATGACGGCCAGCGCTGGATGCACCGCCCGCTGCGCCTGAGCGTGGTGATTGCGGCGCCGTGCGCGATGATCGATCAGGTCATCGCCAATCATCAGGTGGTGCGGGAACTGGTGGAGAACGGCTGGCTGCACCTGCTGCGCCTGGATGAGGAGCCAGGCGCGCCATTGCAGGTTCGCGATGCGCGGGGCTGGCGGCTGCTGAACTGA
- a CDS encoding NADH-quinone oxidoreductase subunit L: protein MYPTFSHLVTWLPWLYALALVPVALWPERQPQSLWWSGRLATIAGLVLVLAALLQDGLGDQPADRLGLAMASLISLLALVIVGFSARYLQGEPGQRRYLLALLGTLAAVALVVTSGDLYALVAAWIVSSLCLHQLLTFYPDRPMALVVAHKKFLASRLADLCLVAACVLLVQATGSSELQVMLEQVTARVQQAGALGWELHLAAVLLVLAVILKSAQLPVHGWLIQVMEAPTPVSALLHAGLVNLGGFVLLRFAPLLSAAPLAQTLLVTVGGLTAVLAALVMMTRISIKVRLAWSTCAQMGFMLLEIGLGLYELALVHLLAHSLYKAHAFLASGETVLQVRHQALQPTRPVPSLKALLLALVLAALTVVLLDQLWRHFVPAQPLPLEALAILAVGLAPWCLRRGQPLYAAITLAALLGLYLLWHLAASWILASHGPLPGAPLALSMFALGLFLALYLLQAWIVARPQGALAQRLYPAAFAGFFVDEHFTRLTFRVWPVRPLPQRPQQATLTVIGERP from the coding sequence ATGTACCCCACGTTCTCTCACCTGGTTACCTGGCTGCCGTGGTTGTACGCCCTGGCGCTGGTGCCTGTCGCGCTGTGGCCTGAACGCCAGCCCCAAAGCCTCTGGTGGTCGGGGCGCCTGGCCACCATCGCAGGCCTGGTGCTGGTGCTGGCCGCGCTGCTGCAGGACGGCCTGGGTGATCAACCCGCCGATCGCCTGGGCCTGGCGATGGCCAGCCTGATCAGCCTGCTGGCCCTGGTCATCGTCGGGTTCTCCGCCCGCTACCTGCAGGGCGAGCCTGGTCAGCGCCGCTACCTGCTGGCGCTGCTCGGCACCCTGGCTGCCGTGGCGCTGGTGGTCACCAGCGGCGACCTCTACGCCCTGGTGGCCGCCTGGATCGTTTCCAGCCTGTGCCTGCACCAACTGCTGACCTTCTATCCAGACCGGCCCATGGCCCTGGTGGTGGCGCACAAGAAATTCCTGGCCAGCCGCCTGGCCGATCTCTGTCTGGTGGCGGCCTGCGTGCTGCTGGTACAGGCGACCGGCAGCAGCGAGCTGCAGGTGATGCTCGAGCAGGTCACGGCGCGAGTGCAGCAGGCTGGCGCCCTGGGCTGGGAGCTGCATCTGGCGGCCGTGCTGCTGGTTCTGGCGGTGATTCTCAAGTCGGCGCAACTGCCGGTGCACGGCTGGCTGATCCAGGTGATGGAGGCGCCCACGCCGGTCTCTGCGCTGCTGCATGCCGGGCTGGTCAATCTCGGCGGCTTCGTGCTACTGCGCTTCGCGCCGCTTCTCTCGGCCGCACCGCTGGCGCAGACGCTGCTGGTGACGGTCGGCGGGCTGACCGCGGTGCTCGCCGCGCTGGTGATGATGACCCGCATCAGCATCAAGGTGCGCCTGGCCTGGTCGACCTGTGCGCAGATGGGTTTCATGCTGCTCGAAATCGGCCTTGGCCTTTACGAGCTGGCGCTGGTGCACCTGCTGGCGCACTCGCTGTACAAAGCTCATGCCTTCCTGGCATCCGGCGAAACGGTGCTGCAGGTGCGTCACCAGGCTCTGCAGCCGACACGGCCGGTACCGAGCCTAAAGGCTCTGTTACTTGCGCTGGTGCTGGCGGCGCTTACCGTGGTCCTGCTCGATCAACTATGGCGCCATTTCGTGCCGGCTCAGCCGCTGCCGCTGGAGGCACTGGCCATTCTCGCGGTGGGTCTGGCGCCCTGGTGCCTGCGCCGCGGCCAACCGCTCTACGCTGCTATCACGCTGGCGGCACTGCTGGGTCTGTATCTGCTCTGGCACCTGGCCGCGAGCTGGATTCTCGCCAGCCACGGACCACTGCCTGGCGCGCCGCTGGCCCTGAGTATGTTCGCCCTGGGCCTGTTCCTTGCGCTCTACCTGCTGCAGGCGTGGATCGTCGCGCGGCCGCAAGGTGCGCTGGCGCAGCGCCTGTATCCCGCGGCCTTCGCCGGATTCTTTGTCGATGAACACTTCACCCGCCTGACCTTCCGCGTGTGGCCCGTGCGGCCGCTGCCGCAACGCCCGCAACAAGCCACCCTGACCGTTATCGGAGAGCGCCCATGA